One genomic segment of Zymoseptoria tritici IPO323 chromosome 5, whole genome shotgun sequence includes these proteins:
- the MgSPR2 gene encoding subtilase (Peptidase S8 (Pfam PF00082) with signal peptide), producing RDYDAYDYYAVHIRSDGDPELLSRELGLELEGPLGYLDDHYVLRAAEKRHEYDHIHTAIEDLKRRRRKREAGAEKPHVLDDVLLAKKQELHKRFPLVKRGPAEPLENLGPVDPLEGVQDEVEDLIQEAERLGMEIAANLSIADPIYQDQWHLHNHRELGHDINVTGVWQSGITGKGSRVCIVDDGLDMDSLDLKDNYFAKGSWDYNDPGPDPKPRLSDDHHGTRCAGEIAAARNDICGVGVAYDAKVSGVRILSKAISDVDEAEALNYGYQENHIYSCSWGPPDNGMAMEGPSVLIRRAMIKGIQQGRGGLGSVFVFALGNGAANDDNCNFDGYTNSIYSVSVGGIDRKGKHPYYSEKCSAQLVVTYSSGSGDAIHTTDVGENSCYVNHGGTSAAGPLVAGIFALMLEANPKLNWRDFQYLTAMTAVKIDQDAEYQMNKALGKEFSHAFGYGKADAWALVEAAKTWKSVKPQAWYFSPWLHVKHGIPQGNQGLASSFEVTPDMLKTANLERLEHVTVTMNVEHTRRGDLSVELRSPTGMVSHIATHRRNDNARAGYVDWTFMSVAHWGESGIGKWTVIVKDTNVNEHNGSFIDWKLRLWGESIDGEKQGLLPMPTEHDDDDHDLQPPQQAPALTTSVAVPTETGAPPGNPTDHIDRPTKPKPTASPSPTTPAAVPSSTFFLPHIFPTFGVSPRTQIWMYGAVTMIIIFLAALGGWFYYMRRKRRWMNSRDDYGFEMVDREDEDDEQAPLASGGARKKGKRRAGELYDAFAEGSSDESEPEEAEMFELGSDGESEDDG from the coding sequence CGCGACTATGATGCCTACGACTACTATGCCGTTCATATACGATCTGACGGCGATCCCGAACTTTTGTCGCGAGAGCTGGGATTGGAACTCGAGGGACCATTGGGATACCTAGACGACCACTACGTCTTGCGCGCAGCGGAAAAGCGACACGAATACGATCACATTCACACAGCCATTGAAGATCTGAAACGCCGGCGGCGGAAAAGAGAGGCCGGCGCGGAAAAACCACATGTGCTCGATGATGTGCTGCTTGCGAAGAAGCAGGAATTGCACAAGCGATTTCCGTTGGTTAAGCGAGGTCCGGCGGAGCCATTGGAAAACTTGGGCCCGGTTGATCCGCTAGAAGGAGTACAAGACGAAGTGGAGGACTTAATTCAAGAGGCGGAAAGGCTTGGGATGGAAATCGCCGCGAACTTGAGCATTGCGGATCCCATTTACCAAGATCAATGGCATCTACACAATCACCGAGAGCTCGGCCATGATATCAATGTCACTGGTGTATGGCAGTCGGGGATTACAGGGAAAGGAAGCAGGGTCTGCATTGTGGATGATGGGCTGGACATGGACAGCTTGGATCTGAAGGACAATTATTTTGCTAAGGGAAGCTGGGACTACAACGATCCAGGCCCTGATCCCAAACCTCGCTTGTCGGACGACCACCACGGAACACGCTGCGCCGGCGAGATTGCCGCTGCAAGAAACGATATCTGTGGTGTGGGAGTCGCGTACGATGCAAAAGTGTCCGGCGTTCGAATTCTGTCTAAAGCCATATCAGACGTGGATGAAGCCGAGGCGCTTAACTACGGCTATCAGGAAAACCATATCTACTCTTGCTCGTGGGGACCACCGGACAATGGCATGGCCATGGAGGGTCCGAGTGTCTTGATCCGTCGTGCCATGATCAAGGGCATCCAGCAAGGTCGCGGTGGACTTGGGAGTGTGTTCGTCTTTGCTCTTGGAAATGGAGCGGCCAATGACGATAACTGCAATTTCGATGGCTACACGAACAGCATTTACTCGGTTTCTGTTGGTGGGATCGATCGGAAGGGCAAGCACCCTTACTACAGTGAGAAGTGCTCTGCTCAGCTGGTCGTGACGTACTCTTCTGGATCTGGGGACGCCATTCATACGACGGATGTTGGCGAGAACTCGTGCTATGTGAATCACGGTGGTACATCTGCTGCCGGACCTCTCGTGGCTGGAATATTCGCTCTCATGTTGGAGGCCAACCCCAAGCTGAACTGGAGGGACTTTCAATATCTCACTGCCATGACGGCGGTGAAAATTGATCAGGACGCCGAATATCAGATGAACAAAGCACTCGGGAAGGAATTCAGTCACGCATTCGGTTACGGCAAAGCCGACGCCTGGGCTCTGGTCGAAGCTGCGAAGACGTGGAAAAGTGTCAAGCCTCAGGCGTGGTACTTTAGCCCTTGGCTTCACGTCAAGCATGGCATTCCCCAAGGCAACCAGGGCCTTGCCTCCAGCTTCGAGGTCACACCTGACATGCTGAAGACGGCCAATCTGGAACGTCTCGAGCACGTCACGGTAACGATGAACGTCGAGCACACTCGTCGAGGAGATCTTTCCGTGGAGCTTCGCAGCCCTACCGGCATGGTAAGCCACATTGCCACTCACCGTCGCAACGACAACGCCAGAGCAGGATACGTCGACTGGACTTTCATGAGCGTCGCTCACTGGGGCGAGTCAGGCATTGGCAAATGGACCGTCATCGTCAAAGACACGAATGTCAACGAGCACAATGGCAGCTTCATTGACTGGAAGCTCCGGCTCTGGGGCGAATCCATTGATGGCGAGAAGCAAGGTCTCCTCCCGATGCCGACCGAgcacgatgacgatgaccaCGATCTCCAGCCACCACAGCAGGCACCTGCTCTCACAACCAGCGTCGCCGTACCCACGGAAACTGGAGCACCCCCAGGGAACCCGACCGACCACATCGACCGCCCTACGAAGCCCAAGCCGACCGCAAGCCCATCACCTACGACTCCAGCCGCGGTACCTTCATCTACATTCTTCCTTCCTCACATCTTCCCGACCTTCGGCGTAAGCCCACGCACGCAAATCTGGATGTACGGTGCGGTCACGATGATCATCATATTCCTCGCCGCGCTCGGCGGATGGTTCTACTACATGCGCCGCAAACGACGATGGATGAACAGTCGAGACGACTATGGCTTCGAGATGGTGGAtcgcgaggatgaagatgatgagcAGGCGCCGTTGGCGAGTGGTGGAGCGAGAAAGAAGGGCAAGAGGAGAGCGGGTGAACTGTATGATGCTTTTGCGGAAGGAAGTAGCGATGAGAGTGAGCCTGAGGAGGCGGAAATGTTTGAGTTGGGGAGTGATGGGGAGAGTgaggatgatggc
- a CDS encoding 60S acidic ribosomal protein P0, with amino-acid sequence MGGKTATKAGYFDKLKGLLEEYKSIFIVTVDNVSSQQMHEIRHSLRGDSVVLMGKNTMVRRALKTFIPDSPEYERLLPHVKGNVGFVFTNSDLKETRDKILSNRVAAPARAGAVAPDDVFIPAGNTGMEPGKTSFFQALGVPTKIARGTIEITSDLKLVQAGSKVGASEATLLNMLNISPFTYGMGISQIYDEGQTFESSVLDIEESQLLKAFSSAITAIASISLALNYPTLPSVMHSVVNSYKKVISVAIETEYEWDAIHELKDRIKNPDAYASAAPAAAAATETAADAPAAAKEEEKEESEDDDMGFGLFD; translated from the exons ATGGGGGGCAAGACTGCAACCAAGGCCGGCTACTTCGACAAGCTCAAGGGCTTGCTCGAGGAGTACAAgtccatcttcatcgtcaccGTCGACAATGTGTCTTCCCAGCAGATGCACGAGATCCGTCACTCTCTCCGCGGAGACAGTGTCGTGCTCATGGGAAAGAACACCATG GTCCGCCGTGCGCTGAAGACCTTCATCCCCGATTCCCCCGAGTACGAGCGCCTCCTCCCCCACGTCAAGGGCAacgtcggattcgtcttcaCCAACTCCGACCTCAAGGAGACCCGTGACAAGATCTTGTCCAACCGTGTCGCTGCGCCTGCCCGTGCTGGTGCCGTCGCTCCCGATGATGTCTTCATCCCAGCTGGAAACACTGGTATGGAACCCGGCAAGACCTCTTTCTTCCAGGCTCTCGGTGTCCCAACCAAGATTGCTCGTGGTACCATTGAAATCACCAGCGACTTGAAGCTAGTCCAGGCTGGCAGCAAGGTCGGTGCCTCCGAGGCCACCCTCCTCAACATGCTGAACATCTCTCCCTTCACCTACGGTATGGGAATCTCCCAGATCTACGATGAGGGTCAGACCTTTGAGTCCAGCGTGTTGGACATTGAGGAGTCTCAGCTCTTGAAGGCTTTCTCCTCGGCCATCACCGCCATTGCCTCCATCTCTCTGGCGCTCAACTACCCCACCCTTCCATCTGTCATGCACAGCGTGGTCAACAGCTACAAGAAGGTCATCTCCGTCGCCATTGAGACCGAGTACGAATGGGACGCCATCCACGAGCTCAAGGACCGCATCAAGAACCCAGACGCCTACGCTTCGGCCGCTCCAGCTGCTGCCGCCGCTACCGAGACCGCCGCCGATGCTCCTGCCGCCgccaaggaggaggagaaggaggagtctgAGGATGATGACATGGGCTTCGGTCTCTTCGACTAA